Proteins from one Salaquimonas pukyongi genomic window:
- a CDS encoding alpha-E domain-containing protein, protein MLGKTAGGLFWMFRYLERSEYVARLVEAGLRLSLTRPHASSDEWASVVDTAGVRDAYLEKSEAFDQAGVVDFLLRETDSSTSVLSCITAARTNARLVRTALTREVWEATNECWMAVCTVLQRKVGERELPDVLNTIRQQSALVRGALHGTMMRDDAYDFARLGTFVERADNTARILDVKYYVLLPSAMPVGSAFDNVQWENILRSVSAHRSFRHVHNGETNAAAIAEFLILDRRMPRALAFCYGKIRSNLAYLESDYGARHDCHDMAQEIYDELRSLTIASVFERGLHEYIAEFITRNNALGLQIEADYRFTE, encoded by the coding sequence ATGCTGGGCAAGACCGCAGGCGGGCTGTTCTGGATGTTCCGGTACCTGGAGCGCAGCGAATATGTTGCGCGCCTTGTCGAAGCGGGTCTTCGGCTGTCGCTGACGAGGCCCCACGCATCGAGCGATGAATGGGCTTCTGTGGTCGATACAGCCGGTGTGCGGGATGCCTATCTTGAAAAGAGCGAGGCGTTCGACCAGGCCGGCGTGGTCGATTTCCTGTTGCGTGAGACGGACAGTTCCACAAGCGTACTTTCCTGCATTACTGCTGCGCGTACCAATGCGCGTCTTGTGCGCACCGCGCTCACCCGTGAGGTTTGGGAGGCAACCAATGAATGCTGGATGGCGGTGTGCACCGTGCTGCAACGCAAGGTGGGCGAACGCGAACTGCCGGACGTTCTCAACACGATCCGCCAGCAAAGCGCGCTGGTGCGTGGCGCATTGCACGGAACCATGATGCGTGACGATGCCTATGATTTTGCCCGCCTCGGCACGTTTGTCGAACGCGCCGACAACACCGCCCGTATCCTGGATGTCAAATACTACGTGCTGCTGCCCTCGGCCATGCCGGTGGGATCTGCCTTTGACAATGTGCAATGGGAGAACATTCTGCGTTCGGTATCGGCGCACCGCTCCTTCCGCCATGTGCACAATGGCGAGACCAATGCGGCGGCGATTGCCGAATTTCTGATCCTCGACCGGCGCATGCCGAGAGCACTTGCCTTTTGTTATGGCAAGATCCGATCCAATCTGGCCTATCTGGAATCTGATTATGGCGCGCGCCATGACTGTCACGACATGGCCCAGGAGATCTATGATGAATTGCGGTCGCTGACGATCGCCTCGGTCTTCGAACGGGGTCTGCATGAATACATTGCCGAGTTCATCACCCGGAACAATGCCCTTGGCCTGCAGATTGAGGCCGACTACCGGTTCACAGAGTAG
- a CDS encoding transglutaminase family protein, producing MLLKIRHETKYLHASSVSYGLMELRMMPRQHAIQNVVGWTVTLNGAEEQLRFTDQHRNEVILAAHHGESREITVACEGEVETRDTAGVVGEHAGFAPLWYYKRQTPLTQPASRGRALLREAGSDHETDVTQLHALSALILNAVSYETGVTSSETTAEEALEVGKGVCQDHTHILIGLARELGFPARYVSGYLMMNDRVDQEAGHAWAEVYFNGLGWVGFDVSNGISSDARYVRVAVGLDYREAAPVTGLHHGKGDRGNDKMLVNIQVQQ from the coding sequence ATGCTGCTGAAAATCCGCCATGAAACCAAATATCTGCACGCTTCGTCCGTGTCTTACGGCTTGATGGAGTTGCGGATGATGCCGCGCCAGCACGCCATCCAGAACGTTGTGGGCTGGACGGTCACGCTCAATGGCGCGGAAGAACAGTTGCGGTTTACCGACCAGCACCGCAATGAGGTAATCCTTGCGGCCCATCACGGGGAATCCCGAGAGATCACGGTTGCCTGCGAAGGGGAGGTGGAAACCCGCGATACGGCAGGGGTTGTCGGCGAGCATGCGGGCTTTGCGCCGCTTTGGTACTACAAGCGTCAGACACCGCTCACCCAGCCCGCCAGCAGGGGCAGGGCGCTGCTGCGTGAAGCGGGATCAGATCATGAAACGGATGTGACCCAGTTGCATGCGCTTTCGGCGCTGATTTTGAACGCTGTGTCTTATGAAACGGGTGTGACGAGCAGCGAGACGACCGCAGAAGAAGCGCTGGAAGTGGGCAAGGGGGTTTGCCAGGACCATACCCATATCCTGATCGGGCTTGCCCGTGAGCTGGGGTTTCCGGCGCGGTATGTCTCCGGCTATCTGATGATGAACGACCGGGTTGACCAGGAAGCAGGCCATGCATGGGCGGAAGTGTATTTCAACGGGCTTGGCTGGGTCGGGTTCGACGTGTCGAACGGCATTTCCTCCGATGCACGTTACGTGCGGGTTGCCGTTGGCCTCGATTACCGGGAGGCGGCGCCGGTCACCGGCCTGCACCACGGCAAGGGCGATAGGGGTAACGACAAGATGCTTGTGAACATCCAGGTCCAGCAGTAA